One part of the Herbiconiux aconitum genome encodes these proteins:
- the folP gene encoding dihydropteroate synthase, with the protein MHEAPGLPYLPPLAHPVRQLGTRHFDFDRRIAVMAIVNRTPDSFFDQGATFTLDRAIDRAVAAADAGADWVDIGGAKFAPGPEISADDELDRVLPVVEAVAARSDVVISVDTFRASVAAACIAAGAHVVNDTTGLSDPDLADVVAASGASLVITHSLAEPRKPFPHPHYDDIAAEVRSFLEARVERALAAGVPADRLFLDPGHDLNKNTVQSLELTRRMAEITSIGIPTLAAVSNKDFVGESIGAEKSDRLEGSIAAATTCVLLGARVVRMHDVRASVAAMRMLEAILGFREPVQALHNV; encoded by the coding sequence ATGCACGAAGCTCCCGGCCTGCCGTATCTGCCTCCGCTGGCACATCCGGTGCGTCAGCTGGGCACGCGGCACTTCGACTTCGACCGCCGCATCGCCGTGATGGCGATCGTGAACCGCACGCCCGACTCCTTCTTCGATCAGGGAGCCACCTTCACGCTCGACCGTGCCATCGACCGAGCGGTCGCGGCGGCCGACGCGGGAGCCGACTGGGTCGACATCGGGGGTGCGAAGTTCGCGCCCGGGCCCGAGATCTCGGCCGACGACGAGCTCGACCGGGTGCTCCCCGTGGTCGAAGCGGTGGCTGCCCGAAGCGACGTCGTGATCTCGGTCGACACCTTCCGCGCCTCCGTCGCCGCCGCGTGCATCGCCGCCGGCGCCCACGTGGTGAACGACACCACCGGACTGAGCGACCCCGACCTGGCCGACGTGGTCGCCGCATCCGGAGCCTCCCTCGTCATCACCCACAGCCTCGCCGAGCCACGCAAGCCCTTTCCCCACCCGCACTACGACGACATCGCCGCCGAGGTGCGGAGCTTTCTCGAAGCCCGGGTCGAGCGGGCGTTGGCGGCGGGTGTGCCGGCCGACCGCCTGTTCCTCGACCCCGGACACGACCTCAACAAGAACACCGTGCAGAGCCTGGAGTTGACGAGGCGGATGGCCGAGATCACGAGCATCGGCATCCCGACGCTGGCGGCGGTGTCGAACAAGGACTTCGTGGGCGAGAGCATCGGCGCCGAGAAGAGCGACCGGCTGGAGGGCTCGATCGCGGCGGCGACCACCTGCGTGCTGCTGGGCGCCCGGGTCGTGCGCATGCACGACGTGCGCGCCTCGGTGGCGGCGATGCGGATGCTCGAAGCCATCCTCGGGTTCCGTGAGCCCGTGCAGGCGCTGCACAACGTGTGA
- a CDS encoding pyrimidine reductase family protein gives MTEIEELFPHPGGALSPAEVLARYEPDDRVKPLLRVNFIQSVDGSATLAGRSGGLGQPADKVVFDVLRGVSDVVLVGAGTARAEGYGALTATDELVRWRLAQGLPAHPTMALVSRSLNLDSESDLFTRAFARPIVFTVPPAPADARARLSEVATVIDAGDGGTAGAGGAGGAAERVDPLLVRRELIARGLPQVLCEGGPRLFGDLIAADLVDELCLTLSPVLEGGAGPRIASPAPGPTAPRGLELDLLLRSESMLLSRWSRD, from the coding sequence ATGACGGAGATCGAGGAGCTGTTCCCTCATCCGGGGGGCGCACTCAGCCCCGCGGAGGTGCTCGCGCGGTACGAACCCGACGACCGCGTCAAGCCGCTCCTGCGGGTGAACTTCATCCAGAGCGTCGACGGGTCGGCCACTCTCGCGGGGCGATCCGGCGGCCTCGGGCAGCCCGCCGACAAGGTCGTGTTCGACGTGCTCCGCGGTGTCTCCGACGTGGTGCTCGTCGGAGCGGGAACCGCCCGCGCCGAGGGCTACGGCGCACTCACCGCGACCGATGAGCTGGTGAGATGGCGGCTCGCACAAGGCCTTCCGGCGCATCCCACCATGGCGCTTGTGAGCCGCAGCCTCAACCTCGACTCCGAGAGCGACCTCTTCACCCGAGCGTTCGCGCGACCGATCGTCTTCACCGTGCCGCCGGCGCCGGCGGATGCGCGAGCGCGGCTCTCCGAGGTGGCGACGGTCATCGACGCAGGCGACGGGGGCACTGCAGGCGCGGGGGGCGCCGGGGGTGCGGCCGAGCGGGTCGATCCGCTTCTCGTGCGCCGCGAATTGATCGCCCGGGGCCTGCCGCAGGTACTCTGCGAGGGCGGACCCCGGCTGTTCGGCGACCTGATCGCCGCCGACCTCGTCGACGAGCTGTGCCTCACCCTGAGCCCGGTACTCGAAGGCGGGGCGGGCCCGCGGATCGCGTCGCCCGCGCCCGGCCCCACCGCTCCGCGAGGGCTCGAGCTCGATCTGCTGCTGCGCAGCGAGAGCATGCTGCTCTCCCGGTGGTCGCGCGACTGA
- a CDS encoding ArnT family glycosyltransferase codes for MTSTLDRGAASGAPDASSALPNTPPAGPPRQRRGPAAWLRRHRVSLAWFLPAFAVGFAAQIVNLAGSPVRTGSEGTITAQAWAVGKLGELSPFGSGYDHPPLGWLQLAGYTTLTSAFERHDIAVLAGREFMVMVTLVSAALLWMLARRLRLSRPAATGALLLFTLSPLALQFHRTVTLEGIAMMWLLAAFVLALSRRRQLAAFLGAAVAFGVAVLSSQTVLLTLPLLGWLMWRNAHPSSRRRTLSLAASVLLAIGVGSVLLAFLNGALTTGGGRAGLIDGVIIHLGWGQTGDSLADPDGLVSTTFGQWWQLDRVGIIAAGVAAAGALFMRRLRPFGITFLLLSAFLLVSAFLLRPGGSVPASVVVLLIPFAALLISGVVLSAASSLLPKSSDTFPRQAIGVVMVAAALAAGIVAGPLWTTQLRGLVLADRDQPMRDAQSWIEANITTDSRLIVDDAMWVELMQAGFARDAVIRYSTLDTDPDTAAAADPDTAADTDTAAAADSAVPVPARSSDGWRDSDYVVSTDSMRTLTRPGDGARQAIDNSLEVARFGQREQRVDIREVAPDGIDGANAELQAAYAVRAAAGSQLAANPALSLEGDSGDLLAGGRVDSRVILSLGQLLGDGAVTVEAFPLVAGESDTVRRQVLVSSNDDASLDDWFRSLGAPVAPSSVVATSDGVLVTFPLGEPEALLPPVAP; via the coding sequence ATGACGTCGACCCTCGATCGTGGTGCCGCATCCGGTGCACCGGATGCGAGCAGCGCGCTGCCGAACACTCCCCCGGCCGGTCCGCCCCGGCAACGCAGGGGGCCGGCCGCTTGGTTGCGCCGCCATCGGGTGTCGCTCGCCTGGTTCTTGCCGGCCTTCGCGGTGGGGTTCGCGGCGCAGATCGTCAACCTCGCCGGCTCACCGGTGCGCACCGGCTCTGAGGGCACCATCACGGCACAGGCATGGGCCGTCGGCAAGCTCGGCGAATTGTCCCCCTTTGGTTCCGGGTACGACCATCCGCCGCTCGGCTGGCTGCAGCTGGCCGGCTACACGACTCTCACGAGCGCCTTCGAGCGTCACGACATCGCGGTGCTTGCAGGTCGCGAGTTCATGGTGATGGTCACCCTGGTCTCGGCTGCCTTGCTGTGGATGCTCGCCCGACGGCTGCGACTGAGCCGACCCGCAGCGACCGGCGCCCTCCTGCTGTTCACCCTCTCCCCATTGGCACTGCAGTTCCACCGCACGGTCACCCTCGAGGGCATCGCCATGATGTGGCTGCTCGCCGCTTTCGTGCTGGCGCTCAGCCGGCGCAGACAGCTCGCGGCGTTCCTCGGTGCCGCGGTCGCCTTCGGCGTCGCGGTGCTGAGCTCACAGACCGTTCTTCTCACGCTGCCGCTGCTGGGCTGGTTGATGTGGCGGAACGCGCATCCGTCGAGCCGCCGGAGGACCCTGTCGCTGGCTGCGAGCGTGCTGCTGGCGATCGGCGTCGGCTCCGTGCTCCTGGCGTTCCTGAACGGGGCGCTCACAACCGGCGGCGGGCGGGCCGGCCTGATCGACGGCGTGATCATCCACCTCGGCTGGGGTCAGACGGGTGATTCGCTCGCCGATCCCGACGGCCTCGTCTCGACGACGTTCGGCCAGTGGTGGCAACTCGACCGGGTGGGCATCATCGCCGCTGGTGTCGCTGCTGCCGGAGCCCTGTTCATGCGGCGGCTGCGGCCCTTCGGCATCACCTTTCTGCTGCTCAGTGCTTTCCTCCTGGTCAGTGCCTTCCTGCTCCGACCCGGCGGGTCTGTGCCCGCGTCGGTCGTCGTGCTGCTGATCCCGTTCGCGGCACTGCTGATCTCCGGTGTCGTGCTGAGTGCCGCGAGCTCGCTGCTGCCCAAGTCGTCGGACACGTTCCCGCGGCAGGCCATCGGTGTCGTCATGGTCGCGGCCGCCCTGGCCGCGGGTATCGTCGCCGGCCCGCTCTGGACGACCCAGCTGCGCGGCCTCGTTCTCGCCGACCGGGATCAGCCGATGCGCGACGCCCAGAGCTGGATCGAAGCCAACATCACCACGGACTCGCGGCTCATCGTCGACGACGCGATGTGGGTCGAGCTGATGCAAGCCGGCTTCGCCCGGGACGCCGTGATCCGATACTCCACGCTCGACACCGACCCCGACACCGCCGCTGCCGCCGATCCCGACACCGCCGCCGACACCGACACCGCCGCCGCCGCCGACTCGGCCGTGCCCGTGCCGGCACGATCCTCTGACGGCTGGCGGGACTCCGACTACGTCGTCTCGACCGACTCGATGCGGACACTCACGCGCCCCGGAGACGGCGCGCGTCAGGCCATCGACAATTCCCTCGAGGTCGCCCGCTTCGGCCAACGCGAGCAGCGCGTCGACATCCGTGAGGTCGCCCCCGACGGCATCGATGGGGCGAACGCCGAGCTGCAGGCCGCGTACGCGGTTCGCGCGGCGGCCGGCAGCCAATTGGCCGCCAACCCTGCACTCTCGCTCGAGGGCGACTCGGGCGACCTCCTCGCCGGTGGCCGCGTGGATTCGCGCGTCATCCTCTCGCTCGGTCAGCTGCTCGGCGACGGAGCGGTGACGGTCGAGGCATTCCCGCTCGTCGCGGGCGAGAGCGACACCGTGCGCCGGCAGGTGCTCGTGTCGTCGAACGACGACGCGTCGCTCGACGACTGGTTCCGCTCGCTGGGTGCGCCGGTCGCCCCTTCCTCGGTCGTCGCGACCTCCGACGGCGTTCTCGTCACCTTCCCGCTCGGAGAACCAGAAGCACTCCTCCCCCCGGTCGCACCCTGA
- a CDS encoding DUF4397 domain-containing protein — protein MKTRKDHSRMNRLATTGAALAATLAFGAFGVVGVGASAAHADEPGNGWVRVAHLSPDTKSVDVKLTALSGGDLVSELSGVAYGAVSDYIEVPPGTYVVSMVPAGSAKSTAPMIRQSVNILSGRPVTVAAYGRNADLDTTVFSDDLTPPADGQARVRVIQASTTARSVDIATTTGVSVTKDAKQGTASGYSSVGAGPWTLSIVGDPATSRSRTSEAQIDLASGSVATLFVLDTANGGVTVKPVVDSASVGDLPTGGIQTGGGGTATEHVGTAAAAGTAGTPDATTGSLGGGTPFGAGNAVGVGALVLLFGVMGAAALHLRRSGRAGGTR, from the coding sequence ATGAAGACCCGAAAAGATCACTCCCGGATGAACCGTCTCGCCACCACAGGAGCCGCCCTCGCGGCGACCCTCGCCTTCGGAGCCTTCGGAGTCGTCGGCGTCGGCGCATCCGCCGCTCACGCCGATGAGCCGGGCAACGGCTGGGTGCGCGTCGCCCACCTCTCGCCCGACACCAAGTCGGTCGACGTGAAGCTCACCGCACTCTCTGGTGGCGATCTCGTCTCCGAGCTCTCCGGAGTCGCCTACGGCGCCGTCTCCGACTACATCGAGGTTCCCCCAGGAACGTATGTGGTGTCGATGGTGCCGGCCGGCTCGGCGAAATCGACCGCCCCGATGATCCGGCAATCCGTGAACATCCTCAGCGGACGACCGGTGACCGTCGCCGCCTACGGGCGCAACGCCGATCTCGACACGACGGTCTTCTCCGACGACCTCACCCCACCGGCCGACGGCCAAGCGCGGGTGCGGGTCATCCAGGCCTCGACGACCGCCCGATCGGTCGACATCGCCACCACGACCGGCGTCTCGGTCACCAAGGATGCGAAGCAAGGCACCGCCAGCGGGTATTCGAGCGTCGGTGCCGGGCCCTGGACGCTCAGCATCGTCGGCGACCCGGCCACGTCGAGAAGCCGCACCTCCGAGGCGCAGATCGATCTCGCGTCGGGTTCGGTGGCGACCCTATTTGTTCTCGACACGGCCAACGGCGGCGTCACGGTGAAGCCGGTGGTCGACTCGGCGAGCGTCGGTGATCTGCCGACCGGCGGCATCCAGACCGGCGGCGGCGGAACAGCCACGGAGCACGTCGGCACCGCAGCGGCCGCCGGCACCGCAGGCACCCCCGACGCCACGACCGGCTCGCTCGGCGGCGGAACGCCGTTCGGGGCAGGGAACGCGGTAGGGGTGGGCGCGTTGGTGCTGCTGTTCGGCGTCATGGGCGCAGCCGCCCTGCACCTGCGCCGAAGCGGCCGCGCGGGCGGAACA